A window of the Streptomyces sp. JB150 genome harbors these coding sequences:
- a CDS encoding DUF3558 family protein encodes MSEGTMQRRAQREKRDQRVERAGRRGRVLVSAAALPVILLAAGCSSDSGSGDEAKASAASASASTSASPSPTVRAAAYGTLPKACDVLSEKTLEELVPKGTKSGKEGSSDDVSSRASCSWNSLDNNGVKGSQFRWLNVSLLRFESDVTRGSGEELAQEYYEKQVTDVRSVEGAKNTKAEPLAGTGDEATAVRYDLKKKEGSFKQQTIVARVENVVVTLDYNGAGLAGEKTPDADDLMKDATKAAKEVVAAVSEANEGGGAAKSPGASGSPSKPAGSASASAGSPSGSAGSPAASSKAPAKKS; translated from the coding sequence ATGAGTGAAGGAACCATGCAGCGACGAGCACAGCGAGAGAAGCGTGACCAGCGTGTTGAGCGAGCCGGACGGCGCGGGCGTGTCCTTGTCTCCGCCGCCGCCCTCCCCGTGATCCTGCTCGCCGCCGGCTGCTCCTCGGACTCCGGCTCCGGCGACGAGGCGAAGGCGTCGGCGGCCAGTGCCAGTGCGAGCACGTCGGCGAGCCCGTCGCCGACGGTGCGGGCCGCGGCGTACGGGACCCTGCCGAAGGCGTGTGACGTGCTGTCGGAGAAGACGCTGGAAGAACTCGTCCCGAAGGGCACGAAGTCGGGCAAGGAGGGCAGCTCCGACGATGTCTCGTCGCGTGCCAGCTGCTCCTGGAACAGTCTCGACAACAACGGCGTGAAGGGCTCCCAGTTCCGCTGGCTGAACGTCTCGCTGCTGCGCTTCGAGTCCGATGTGACGCGCGGCTCGGGCGAGGAGCTGGCGCAGGAGTACTACGAGAAGCAGGTCACCGACGTCCGCTCGGTCGAGGGTGCGAAGAACACCAAGGCGGAGCCGCTGGCCGGCACCGGCGACGAGGCGACGGCGGTGCGCTACGACCTGAAGAAGAAGGAAGGCTCCTTCAAGCAGCAGACGATCGTGGCGCGCGTGGAGAACGTGGTCGTCACCCTGGACTACAACGGCGCGGGCCTGGCGGGCGAGAAGACGCCGGACGCCGACGACCTGATGAAGGACGCGACGAAGGCCGCCAAGGAGGTGGTCGCCGCGGTGTCCGAGGCGAACGAGGGCGGCGGCGCGGCGAAGTCGCCGGGCGCGTCCGGCTCGCCGTCGAAGCCGGCCGGCTCCGCGTCCGCGTCGGCCGGTTCCCCGTCCGGGTCGGCCGGTTCGCCGGCCGCCTCGTCGAAGGCTCCGGCGAAGAAGAGCTGA
- a CDS encoding DUF3558 domain-containing protein produces the protein MQRKAYVPGTAALLAALLAGCTGGSDDGGTTDGTNPDDGGTAVATVEPGRYRSLPEPCSAVGEDTLDDLLPGIAQILDEEQREKAYEGEATLTFDNDRKVGCRWKVSSPTATNYLFVDLERVVSYDNTISDDNQAQQLFAAKQAKADLPLPAAATSAASGPAEGSGGPSAGAPSGVPSAGASTGPSARRSAGSAKGASPSGSPSGSPSGSGSPSATPTDLRPRTLDDLGDEAFVDDELSSSGSTARQRTVTVAFRTSNVIVTIEYEELPATVGMAPDSKEMQDRALNLASQLADSLAG, from the coding sequence GTGCAGCGGAAGGCGTACGTACCCGGCACCGCCGCGCTCCTCGCGGCCCTGCTGGCCGGCTGCACCGGCGGTTCCGACGACGGCGGCACCACGGACGGCACCAACCCCGACGACGGCGGCACCGCCGTGGCCACCGTCGAGCCCGGCCGCTACCGCTCCCTCCCGGAGCCGTGTTCCGCGGTCGGCGAGGACACCCTCGACGACCTGCTGCCCGGCATCGCGCAGATCCTGGACGAGGAGCAGCGCGAGAAGGCCTACGAGGGCGAGGCCACGCTCACCTTCGACAACGACCGCAAGGTGGGCTGCCGTTGGAAGGTCTCGTCCCCGACGGCGACGAACTACCTGTTCGTCGACCTGGAGCGGGTGGTGTCGTACGACAACACCATCAGCGACGACAACCAGGCGCAGCAGCTGTTCGCCGCGAAGCAGGCGAAGGCGGATCTGCCGCTGCCGGCGGCGGCCACGTCCGCGGCGTCCGGCCCGGCGGAGGGATCCGGCGGGCCGTCGGCCGGTGCTCCCTCGGGCGTCCCCTCGGCCGGCGCGTCCACCGGCCCTTCCGCCCGCCGCTCCGCCGGTTCCGCCAAGGGCGCCTCGCCCTCCGGCTCGCCGTCCGGTTCCCCCTCCGGCTCCGGCTCCCCCAGTGCCACCCCCACCGATCTCCGGCCCCGCACCCTGGACGACCTCGGTGACGAGGCGTTCGTCGACGACGAGCTGAGCAGCAGTGGTTCGACGGCCAGGCAGCGCACGGTGACTGTGGCGTTCCGCACGTCGAACGTCATCGTGACCATCGAGTACGAGGAGCTGCCGGCGACCGTCGGCATGGCGCCGGACAGCAAGGAAATGCAGGACAGGGCGCTGAATCTGGCGTCCCAACTGGCCGACTCGCTGGCCGGTTAG
- a CDS encoding SDR family NAD(P)-dependent oxidoreductase — protein sequence MTPPAASRIAVVTGASSGIGAATARQLAAAGYRVVLTARRKDRIEALAEEINAAGHSATAYQLDVTDRPAVDEFATAFRTVGVLVNNAGGALGLDPVESGDPADWRQMYETNVIGTLNLTQALLPKLEASGDGTVVVVSSTAGHGTYEGGAGYVAAKHGAHVLAETLRLEIVGRPVRVIEVAPGLVKTEEFALTRFDGDAERAAKVYEGVPDPLTADDVADTITWAVTRPSHVNIDLLVVRPRAQASNTKLHREKQGSSGEGGQRKR from the coding sequence ATGACCCCGCCCGCCGCGTCCCGCATCGCCGTCGTCACCGGTGCGAGCAGCGGAATCGGTGCCGCCACCGCCCGGCAGCTCGCCGCCGCCGGATACCGCGTCGTGCTGACCGCCCGCCGCAAGGACCGCATCGAGGCACTGGCCGAGGAGATCAACGCGGCCGGCCACTCCGCCACCGCCTACCAGCTGGACGTCACCGACCGCCCCGCGGTCGACGAGTTCGCCACCGCCTTCCGGACCGTCGGCGTCCTCGTCAACAACGCGGGCGGCGCCCTCGGCCTCGACCCGGTCGAGAGCGGCGACCCGGCCGACTGGCGGCAGATGTACGAGACCAACGTCATCGGCACCCTCAACCTCACCCAGGCCCTGCTGCCCAAGCTGGAGGCGAGCGGCGACGGCACGGTGGTCGTCGTCTCCTCCACCGCCGGGCACGGCACCTACGAGGGCGGCGCCGGCTACGTCGCCGCCAAGCACGGCGCCCACGTCCTCGCCGAGACCCTGCGCCTGGAGATCGTCGGCCGCCCGGTCCGGGTCATCGAGGTCGCGCCCGGTCTGGTCAAGACGGAGGAGTTCGCGCTGACCCGGTTCGACGGGGACGCCGAGCGCGCGGCGAAGGTCTACGAGGGCGTGCCCGACCCGCTGACCGCCGACGACGTCGCCGACACCATCACCTGGGCGGTCACCCGCCCCAGCCACGTCAACATCGACCTGCTGGTGGTCCGCCCGCGCGCCCAGGCCTCCAACACCAAGCTGCACCGGGAGAAGCAGGGCAGTAGCGGCGAGGGCGGGCAGCGGAAGCGGTAA
- a CDS encoding response regulator transcription factor, giving the protein MAPTVLLAEDDRAIRHALERALTLEGYRVMAVADGVEALAQAHRTAPDVLVLDVMMPGIDGLQVCRVLRAEGDRTPILMLTALVETADRIAGLDAGADDYVVKPFDVEEVFARLRALLRRTADAPEMPVRQAAPVPVPAPARPAGDRLIEAAGLRMDPRARRAWRGERELELTRTEFELLELLVRNAGIVLDHATIYDRIWGYDFGPGSKNLAVYVGYLRRKLDQPGAPQLIHTVRGVGYVLRES; this is encoded by the coding sequence GTGGCCCCGACTGTTCTGCTCGCCGAAGACGACCGCGCGATCCGGCACGCCCTGGAGCGGGCGCTGACCCTGGAGGGCTACCGGGTGATGGCGGTCGCCGACGGTGTCGAGGCGCTGGCGCAGGCGCACCGCACCGCGCCGGACGTGCTGGTCCTGGACGTGATGATGCCCGGGATCGACGGCCTCCAGGTGTGCCGGGTGCTGCGCGCCGAGGGCGACCGTACGCCGATCCTGATGCTGACGGCGCTGGTGGAGACCGCGGACCGGATCGCGGGCCTGGACGCCGGCGCGGACGACTACGTGGTGAAGCCGTTCGACGTGGAGGAGGTCTTCGCCCGGCTGCGCGCGCTGCTGCGGCGGACGGCCGACGCGCCCGAGATGCCGGTGCGGCAGGCCGCGCCGGTGCCCGTGCCCGCGCCCGCGAGACCGGCCGGTGACCGGCTGATCGAGGCCGCCGGGCTGCGGATGGACCCGCGGGCCAGGCGGGCCTGGCGCGGCGAGCGCGAGCTGGAGCTGACCCGCACCGAGTTCGAGCTGCTGGAACTGCTGGTGCGCAACGCGGGGATCGTCCTCGACCACGCCACGATCTACGACCGCATTTGGGGCTACGACTTCGGGCCGGGCTCGAAGAACCTCGCCGTCTACGTCGGCTATCTGCGCCGCAAGCTCGACCAGCCCGGCGCCCCGCAGCTCATCCACACGGTGCGCGGCGTGGGCTACGTGCTGCGGGAGAGCTGA
- a CDS encoding YnfA family protein: MTVLRSAALFVVAAVLEIGGAWLVWQGLREHRGWLWVTGGVLALGAYGFVATFQPDAHFGRVLAAYGGIFVAGSILWGVLADGYRPDRWDLAGALICLAGMAVIMWAPRGE, from the coding sequence ATGACCGTGCTCCGCTCCGCCGCCCTCTTCGTCGTCGCCGCCGTCCTGGAGATCGGCGGCGCCTGGCTGGTCTGGCAGGGCCTGCGGGAACACCGCGGGTGGCTGTGGGTGACCGGCGGGGTGCTCGCCCTCGGCGCGTACGGCTTCGTCGCCACCTTCCAGCCGGACGCCCACTTCGGGCGCGTCCTCGCCGCGTACGGCGGGATCTTCGTCGCCGGATCGATCCTGTGGGGCGTCCTCGCCGACGGCTACCGGCCCGACCGCTGGGACCTCGCCGGCGCGCTGATCTGCCTCGCCGGCATGGCGGTGATCATGTGGGCACCGCGCGGCGAGTGA
- a CDS encoding RtcB family protein gives MSYVEMPGAKVPIRMWADPTTVEEGALQQLRNVATLPWIKGLAVMPDVHYGKGATVGSVIAMQGAVCPAAVGVDIGCGMSAVKTSLTANDLPGDLSRLRSRIEQAIPVGRGMHDDPVDPGRLHGFGTAGWSDFWGRFDGVAEAVKFRHDRAEKQMGTLGSGNHFVEVCLDTTGSVWLMLHSGSRNIGKELAEHHIGIAQKLPHNQGLIDRDLAVFIADTPQMAAYRNDLFWAQEYAKYNRSIMMALLKDVVRKEFKKAKPTFEQEISCHHNYVAEERYEGMDLLVTRKGAIRAGSGDYGIIPGSMGTGSYIVKGLGNEKSFNSASHGAGRRMSRNAAKRRFTTKDLEEQTRGVECRKDSGVVDEIPGAYKPIEQVIDQQRDLVEVVAKLKQVVCVKG, from the coding sequence ATGTCGTACGTGGAAATGCCGGGCGCGAAGGTGCCGATCCGGATGTGGGCCGACCCCACGACGGTCGAGGAGGGCGCCCTCCAGCAGCTCCGCAACGTCGCGACCCTGCCGTGGATCAAGGGCCTGGCCGTCATGCCGGACGTCCACTACGGCAAGGGCGCGACCGTCGGTTCCGTCATCGCCATGCAGGGCGCGGTGTGCCCGGCGGCGGTGGGGGTCGACATCGGCTGCGGAATGTCGGCGGTGAAGACGTCCCTGACCGCCAACGACCTGCCCGGAGACCTGTCCCGGCTGCGGTCGAGGATCGAGCAGGCGATTCCGGTGGGGCGGGGGATGCACGACGATCCCGTCGACCCGGGACGGCTGCACGGGTTCGGCACGGCGGGGTGGAGCGACTTCTGGGGGCGGTTCGACGGAGTCGCCGAAGCGGTCAAATTCCGTCACGATCGCGCCGAAAAGCAGATGGGAACGCTCGGAAGCGGCAACCACTTTGTTGAGGTTTGTCTCGATACGACCGGTTCCGTATGGCTCATGCTGCACTCCGGGTCCCGGAACATCGGCAAGGAACTCGCCGAGCACCACATCGGCATCGCCCAGAAGCTGCCGCACAACCAGGGCCTGATCGACCGCGACCTCGCCGTCTTCATCGCGGACACCCCGCAGATGGCGGCGTACCGCAACGATCTGTTCTGGGCGCAGGAGTACGCGAAGTACAACCGCTCGATCATGATGGCGCTCCTGAAGGACGTGGTCCGCAAGGAGTTCAAGAAGGCGAAGCCGACCTTCGAGCAGGAGATCAGCTGCCACCACAACTACGTGGCCGAGGAGCGTTACGAGGGCATGGACCTGCTCGTGACCCGCAAGGGCGCGATCCGGGCCGGCTCCGGCGACTACGGGATCATCCCGGGGTCGATGGGCACGGGGTCGTACATCGTGAAGGGCCTCGGCAACGAGAAGTCCTTCAACTCGGCCTCGCACGGCGCGGGCCGGCGCATGAGCCGCAACGCGGCCAAGCGCCGGTTCACCACGAAGGACCTGGAGGAGCAGACGCGGGGCGTGGAGTGCCGCAAGGACTCCGGCGTCGTCGATGAGATCCCCGGCGCCTACAAGCCGATCGAGCAGGTCATCGACCAGCAGCGGGACCTCGTCGAGGTGGTCGCCAAGCTCAAGCAGGTCGTCTGCGTGAAGGGCTAG
- a CDS encoding LLM class flavin-dependent oxidoreductase, whose translation MQFGIFSVGDVTPDPTTGRTPTERERIKAMVAIALKAEEVGLDVFATGEHHNPPFVPSSPTTMLGYIAARTERLILSTATTLITTNDPVKIAEDFAMLQHLADGRVDLMMGRGNTGPVYPWFGQDIRQGINLAIENYALLHRLWREDVVTWEGKFRTPLQGFTATPRPLDGVPPFVWHGSIRSPEIAEQAAYYGDGFFHNNIFWPADHTKRMVELYRTRYAHYGHGTPEQAIVGLGGQVFMRKNSQDAVREFRPYFDNAPVYGHGPSLEDFTAQTPLTVGTPEQVIEKTLTFREYAGDYQRQLFLVDHAGLPLKTVLEQIDLLGEEVVPVLREEFAARRPAGVPQAPTHQSLLAAAKDPAAEDPAANGPAGTGPATEDLDKDPKETLA comes from the coding sequence ATGCAGTTCGGGATCTTCAGCGTCGGCGATGTCACGCCGGACCCCACCACGGGGCGGACGCCGACCGAGCGCGAGCGCATCAAGGCCATGGTCGCCATCGCGCTGAAGGCCGAGGAGGTCGGGCTCGACGTCTTCGCGACCGGCGAGCACCACAACCCGCCGTTCGTGCCGTCCTCGCCGACCACCATGCTCGGCTACATCGCCGCCCGCACCGAGCGGCTCATCCTGTCCACGGCCACCACCCTGATCACCACCAACGACCCGGTGAAGATCGCCGAGGACTTCGCGATGCTCCAGCACCTGGCCGACGGCCGGGTGGACCTGATGATGGGCCGCGGCAACACCGGGCCGGTCTACCCCTGGTTCGGCCAGGACATCCGGCAGGGCATCAACCTCGCCATCGAGAACTACGCCCTGCTGCACCGCCTGTGGCGCGAGGACGTGGTCACCTGGGAGGGCAAGTTCCGCACGCCGCTGCAGGGCTTCACGGCGACCCCGCGCCCCCTGGACGGCGTACCGCCCTTCGTCTGGCACGGCTCCATCCGCTCCCCGGAGATCGCCGAGCAGGCCGCGTACTACGGCGACGGCTTCTTCCACAACAACATCTTCTGGCCCGCCGACCACACCAAGCGGATGGTCGAGCTGTACCGCACCCGGTACGCCCACTACGGCCACGGCACCCCCGAGCAGGCGATCGTCGGACTCGGCGGCCAGGTGTTCATGCGGAAGAACTCGCAGGACGCGGTGCGCGAGTTCCGGCCGTACTTCGACAACGCGCCGGTCTACGGCCACGGGCCCTCCCTGGAGGACTTCACCGCCCAGACCCCGCTGACCGTCGGCACGCCGGAGCAGGTGATCGAGAAGACGCTGACCTTCCGCGAGTACGCCGGTGACTACCAGCGCCAGCTGTTCCTGGTCGACCACGCGGGGCTGCCGCTGAAGACCGTGCTGGAGCAGATCGACCTGCTCGGCGAGGAGGTCGTCCCCGTGCTGCGCGAGGAGTTCGCGGCACGGCGGCCGGCCGGTGTGCCGCAGGCACCCACCCACCAGTCCCTGCTGGCCGCCGCCAAGGACCCGGCCGCGGAGGACCCGGCCGCCAACGGCCCGGCCGGCACCGGCCCGGCCACCGAGGACCTGGACAAGGACCCGAAGGAGACCCTGGCATGA
- a CDS encoding CE1759 family FMN reductase: MRLVVVSAGLSVPSSTRLLADRLAAATAARTGAQVRVVELRDLAVEIAHHLTSGFPGRGLAAALDAVTGADGLIVVTPVFSASYSGLFKSFFDVLERDALAGKPVLIAATGGSARHSLVLDHALRPLFAHLRAVVAPTGVYAASEDWGAEGLEGRIERAAGELAGLMRAVGAPAAVAPAAVARSAVAPAVPQQQGAADAAGELTVVPFEEQLAALRRSG; the protein is encoded by the coding sequence ATGAGGCTCGTCGTCGTCTCGGCGGGGCTGAGCGTCCCGTCGTCCACCCGGCTGCTCGCCGACCGGCTGGCCGCCGCCACCGCCGCGCGGACCGGCGCCCAGGTGCGGGTCGTGGAGCTGCGCGACCTCGCCGTGGAGATCGCGCACCACCTCACCAGCGGCTTTCCCGGGCGCGGGCTGGCCGCCGCGCTCGACGCGGTGACCGGCGCGGACGGGCTGATCGTGGTCACGCCCGTCTTCTCCGCCTCCTACAGCGGCCTGTTCAAGTCGTTCTTCGACGTGCTGGAGCGGGACGCGCTGGCCGGGAAGCCGGTGCTGATCGCCGCGACCGGCGGCTCCGCCCGCCACTCGCTGGTGCTGGACCACGCCCTGCGCCCGCTCTTCGCCCACCTGCGCGCCGTCGTCGCCCCGACCGGGGTCTACGCCGCCTCCGAGGACTGGGGCGCGGAGGGCCTGGAGGGGCGGATCGAGCGGGCGGCGGGGGAGCTGGCGGGGTTGATGCGCGCGGTGGGTGCCCCGGCCGCGGTGGCCCCGGCCGCGGTGGCCCGGTCCGCGGTCGCCCCGGCCGTGCCGCAGCAGCAGGGCGCCGCCGATGCCGCCGGTGAGCTGACCGTCGTGCCCTTCGAGGAGCAGCTCGCCGCGCTGCGGCGGAGCGGGTGA
- a CDS encoding GNAT family N-acetyltransferase produces MDRHLPFAGLHNFRDLGGYPTTDGRRVRPGRLYRSDSLGKLAPGTPDWDRFLALGIGTVIDLRHPWEIDARGRVPEHPSFAYHHLSIEHRPYHQAALPPGTDPGPYLAERFMEVAEDGTEEIGRALELITESARSRTPLVFHCASGKDRTGELAALVLGLLGVDEPTIVEDFSLTELATPALLAEWSARNDGRTPAWPAFGRAPASVMRLFLTALKARYGSIEGYVEQALAMNATELAATLRAHLLDDAPATRPPLTYRRATDADAPALVRLRDTAALWQLARGIEQWKPGEKDEAHFRTRVAEGEVWLAYAGGHLTGACELWWTDPAAWGPRPPDAGYIHRLMTVPHTTPPGTGRALLAHAESRIRAASRPYARLDCLSANPRLRAYYEQAGYTVVGEQPAKTNGTGSPYAVTLLEKRLG; encoded by the coding sequence GTGGACAGACACCTCCCCTTCGCCGGTCTGCACAACTTCCGTGACCTGGGCGGCTATCCGACGACAGACGGCCGGCGCGTCCGGCCCGGCCGCCTGTACCGCTCGGACTCCCTCGGCAAGCTCGCCCCCGGCACCCCGGACTGGGACCGGTTCCTCGCCCTGGGCATCGGCACGGTCATCGACCTGCGCCACCCCTGGGAGATCGACGCCCGCGGCCGCGTCCCGGAGCACCCGTCCTTCGCCTACCACCACCTCAGCATCGAGCACCGCCCGTACCACCAGGCCGCGTTGCCCCCCGGCACCGACCCCGGCCCCTACCTCGCCGAACGCTTCATGGAGGTCGCCGAGGACGGCACCGAGGAGATCGGCCGCGCCCTGGAACTGATCACCGAGTCGGCGCGCTCCCGCACCCCCCTGGTCTTCCACTGCGCCTCGGGCAAGGACCGCACCGGCGAACTGGCGGCCCTGGTCCTCGGCCTGCTCGGCGTCGACGAGCCCACGATCGTCGAGGACTTCAGCCTCACCGAACTGGCCACGCCCGCCCTCCTCGCGGAGTGGTCCGCGCGCAACGACGGCCGCACCCCCGCCTGGCCGGCCTTCGGCCGCGCCCCCGCCTCGGTGATGCGCCTGTTCCTGACGGCCCTGAAGGCCCGCTACGGCTCGATCGAAGGCTACGTGGAACAGGCGCTCGCGATGAACGCGACGGAACTCGCGGCGACCCTGCGCGCCCACCTCCTCGACGACGCCCCCGCCACCCGGCCGCCCCTCACCTACCGCAGAGCGACCGACGCGGACGCCCCTGCCCTGGTCCGCCTCCGCGACACGGCGGCCCTGTGGCAACTGGCCCGCGGCATCGAGCAGTGGAAGCCCGGCGAGAAGGACGAGGCCCACTTCCGCACCCGCGTCGCCGAGGGCGAGGTCTGGCTGGCGTACGCCGGCGGCCACCTCACCGGCGCCTGCGAACTGTGGTGGACCGACCCGGCGGCCTGGGGCCCCCGCCCCCCGGACGCGGGCTACATCCACCGCCTGATGACGGTCCCCCACACCACCCCACCGGGCACCGGCCGCGCCCTCCTCGCCCACGCCGAGTCCCGCATCCGGGCCGCCTCCCGCCCCTACGCCCGCCTCGACTGCCTGTCCGCCAACCCCCGCCTGCGCGCCTACTACGAACAGGCGGGCTACACGGTCGTCGGCGAACAGCCCGCCAAAACGAACGGCACAGGCAGCCCGTACGCGGTGACCCTGCTGGAGAAGCGGCTCGGCTAG
- a CDS encoding nuclear transport factor 2 family protein encodes MGEARELMDRLTASVTGHGHLEALTDLFAEDAVALTPDGELRGRGAVVEWWGQLTEAVPDASYRPVNSYEVGDTAIDEGVYSGRNTGPVRLPSGEALPPTNREFELHGVDLATVRDGRIVSYRVYFDQMSFLDQLGLLPGGEPGQG; translated from the coding sequence ATGGGAGAGGCGCGCGAGCTGATGGACCGGCTGACCGCGTCCGTCACCGGGCACGGGCACCTGGAGGCGCTCACCGACCTGTTCGCCGAGGACGCGGTCGCTCTCACCCCGGACGGGGAGCTGCGGGGGCGGGGCGCCGTCGTCGAGTGGTGGGGCCAGCTGACGGAGGCGGTGCCGGACGCCTCGTACCGGCCGGTGAACTCGTACGAGGTCGGGGACACGGCCATCGACGAGGGGGTCTACTCGGGGCGGAACACCGGGCCGGTGCGGCTGCCGTCGGGTGAGGCGCTGCCCCCGACGAACCGGGAGTTCGAGCTGCACGGTGTCGATCTCGCCACCGTCAGGGACGGGCGGATCGTCAGCTACCGGGTCTACTTCGACCAGATGTCCTTCCTCGATCAGCTGGGGCTGCTGCCGGGCGGGGAACCGGGGCAGGGCTGA
- a CDS encoding DUF2637 domain-containing protein codes for MAAPIQLTRMHRVLIGVVVTGAVIIAGIGFAGSYAAVRELALKKGFGDFSYVFPIGIDAGICVLLALDLLLTWIRIPFPLLRQTAWLLTAATIAFNGAAAWPDPLGVGMHAVIPVLFVVAVEAARHAIGRIADITADKHMEGVRLTRWLLSPVPTFLLWRRMKLWELRSYDQVIKLEQERLVYQARLRSRFGRAWRRKAPVESLMPLRLARYGVPLSETAPAGLAAAGIEPALIPPAPPQAEQTGQPELGQQPGQPQLAAATQAPAPRRQGGPVQEQAPEPAQNPWLHARDPHTVQYQGDYDPNYDPDAAYAQWYEEQRLAEEYEDQYQEEPPADDTGSFPIPVVPGRTRELGEGGGTPEPDEEAYYQVFRQSIDGSFPTPGVLGDNIEATYGVKLTPSALKALSDRFQQRFNAELEEDHIA; via the coding sequence GTGGCCGCGCCCATACAGCTGACACGGATGCACCGCGTTCTCATCGGCGTGGTCGTGACCGGTGCCGTGATCATCGCGGGCATCGGCTTCGCGGGCTCGTACGCCGCCGTACGCGAACTGGCCCTCAAGAAGGGCTTCGGGGACTTCAGTTACGTCTTCCCGATCGGCATCGACGCGGGCATCTGTGTCCTGCTCGCCCTGGACCTGCTGCTGACGTGGATCCGCATCCCGTTCCCCCTGCTGCGCCAGACGGCCTGGCTGCTGACGGCGGCGACGATCGCCTTCAACGGCGCGGCGGCCTGGCCGGACCCGCTGGGCGTCGGGATGCACGCGGTGATCCCGGTGCTGTTCGTGGTGGCGGTCGAGGCGGCCCGGCACGCGATCGGCCGGATCGCCGACATCACGGCGGACAAGCACATGGAGGGCGTCCGCCTCACCCGCTGGCTGCTCTCGCCGGTCCCCACCTTCCTGCTGTGGCGCCGGATGAAGCTGTGGGAGCTGCGCTCCTACGACCAGGTGATCAAGTTGGAGCAGGAACGTCTCGTCTACCAGGCGCGGCTGCGTTCCCGCTTCGGCCGCGCCTGGCGCCGCAAGGCCCCGGTGGAGTCCCTGATGCCGCTGCGGCTGGCCCGCTACGGCGTCCCGCTGTCGGAGACGGCCCCGGCGGGCCTGGCGGCGGCGGGCATCGAACCGGCCCTGATCCCGCCGGCGCCGCCCCAGGCGGAGCAAACCGGGCAGCCGGAGCTCGGGCAGCAGCCCGGTCAGCCGCAGCTCGCCGCGGCGACCCAGGCGCCCGCGCCGCGCCGGCAGGGCGGCCCCGTCCAGGAGCAGGCCCCGGAGCCCGCGCAGAACCCCTGGCTGCACGCCCGCGACCCGCACACGGTCCAGTACCAGGGCGACTACGACCCCAACTACGACCCGGACGCCGCGTACGCCCAGTGGTACGAGGAGCAGCGCCTGGCGGAGGAGTACGAGGACCAGTACCAGGAGGAGCCTCCGGCGGACGACACCGGGAGCTTCCCCATCCCGGTCGTGCCGGGCCGCACGCGGGAGCTGGGTGAGGGCGGCGGCACCCCGGAGCCCGACGAGGAGGCGTACTACCAGGTGTTCCGTCAGTCGATCGACGGCAGTTTCCCCACGCCGGGCGTCCTCGGCGACAACATCGAGGCGACCTACGGCGTGAAGCTCACCCCGAGCGCCCTGAAGGCCCTCTCGGACCGTTTCCAGCAGCGTTTCAACGCGGAGCTGGAGGAGGACCACATCGCGTGA